The window GCACATGTGGCAGGGCATCAGAAGGGTAACACCCTGGAGGCCAGAGGAAATagggcagtggatgaggttgcaaAAAGAGCAGCCACAGAACAGATGGTAGAAATGAAGTCACTAATACCGTTAAGGGAACCCGAGGAAAAGATACCTATCTTTAGTGAGAAAGAACAGGAAAACATGAAAGAAATGGGGGCTCAGCGTACTTCAAATGGGAAATGGTGGACACCAAATGGAAAGCAGCTATTGAACAAAGAAATAATGAGGGAGTTATTAGGGAGATTACATGGACAAAGCCATTGGGGAACACAAGCCCTCTGTGACACCCTCCTCAGAACCTACGCTTGCTGTGGGATGTTTACCATGGCCAAACAGGTCATAAGGGGCTGTGTAATATGTCAGCGAATTAAtaagaaaatcatgagagcagtCCCAGGAGGAGGACAACCATTAGCAGTTAGGCCCTTCCAAAGAATACAGATAGATTTTACCGAGCTGCCCCGGGTACGAACATGGAAGTACCTGTTAGTGGTAGTGGACCATTTCACCAGATGGGTAGAGGCATTCCCCACGGCAACTGCCACCACACAGGTGGTAGCCAAGATATTATTAGAACAAATTATACCCAGATATGGGATTGTGGAAACAATAGACTCAGATAGAGGGACCCATTTTGCCTCAAAGACACATGAAATGATATGTGAAGCACTGGGAATAGAATGGAAATTGCATACACCATGGCATCCCCAGAGCTCAGGAAAGGTGGAAAGAATGAATGGCACCTTAAAGACACAAATTACCAAGTTGATAGAGGAAACGAGACTCCCCTGGACTAAGTGCCTCCCGATAGCCCTGTTGAGAATCCGAACGGCACCTCGAAAAGACATAGGGATATCACCATATGAAATGTTATTCGGGCTCCCATACTTAGGGAAGATAGAAGGAGTCCCAACAATACAAGGGAACGATGTGTTCCTGAGGAACTATTTACTGGCAGTGTCCCAATCTCTTGCAGAACTAAAAATTAAAGGATTGCTGGCCCAGAGCCCACCACTGGACTTTCCAATTCACTCAGTCAAGGCTGGAGACTGGGTATTAATAAAAACGTGGAaagaagaaaagctgcaacctaagtggactggaccctactTGGTATTACTAATCACggagacagcagtacgaacaaaagagaaagggtggacacacgcaagTCGAGTTAAGGGTCCTGTAGAGGCCCCACCAGACGATATCAGCCCGTGGACAGTGCGCAAAGGAGAAGAACCATTGACTTTAATATTTACCAAGAACCCGCAGGAAAAATGAAGATTTCGTGTTGGTGGGTCGTGTGTTGGGTGGTTACCCAACTTGTAAGTAATGTAACATGCATAAAAATCACAATACCACAGAATAGAaggtccaccaccatcccatttaATGTATGTAAAGGAAAAAGGTGGTGCGGCTATAGAATGTATGTATGCACCCATCCCTGTAAAGATTGGCACGCGGTGTTTACTTCATCAAAATATGGGTGGCATCGGACCACCTATCAAACTGATAGGTGGAGAGTATATCAAAACCCAAACGAGAAATTGCCAGGACGCGTATATGTGAGCATACagagtgttcagatacaggaaaGTGGTAGGTATTGGATATGTGCAGATAAAACAGGGAAGGACGCATGTCTGAAGTTTGAAATAGAAGTCAAGCGAGATGGGAAGATGGTAATATACGAGGATAGGGGAGAAGTGTTCAAGATAGATGACAGTCAGAATAGGGATCCCAGGGCAACACCTGTACCACCAGTAGTCAGCAATGTCACC is drawn from Leucoraja erinacea ecotype New England chromosome 21, Leri_hhj_1, whole genome shotgun sequence and contains these coding sequences:
- the LOC129707236 gene encoding uncharacterized protein LOC129707236; this translates as MEKRHSGYGIVNGETMEEIESGRLPGSWSAQSCELYALMRALELLEGKEGTVYTDSKYAFGVVHTFGKIWKERGMITTRGKELAHEQLIGQTLEALQKPERIAIAHVAGHQKGNTLEARGNRAVDEVAKRAATEQMVEMKSLIPLREPEEKIPIFSEKEQENMKEMGAQRTSNGKWWTPNGKQLLNKEIMRELLGRLHGQSHWGTQALCDTLLRTYACCGMFTMAKQVIRGCVICQRINKKIMRAVPGGGQPLAVRPFQRIQIDFTELPRVRTWKYLLVVVDHFTRWVEAFPTATATTQVVAKILLEQIIPRYGIVETIDSDRGTHFASKTHEMICEALGIEWKLHTPWHPQSSGKVERMNGTLKTQITKLIEETRLPWTKCLPIALLRIRTAPRKDIGISPYEMLFGLPYLGKIEGVPTIQGNDVFLRNYLLAVSQSLAELKIKGLLAQSPPLDFPIHSVKAGDWVLIKTWKEEKLQPKWTGPYLVLLITETAVRTKEKGWTHASRVKGPVEAPPDDISPWTVRKGEEPLTLIFTKNPQEK